In a single window of the Arthrobacter zhangbolii genome:
- the purQ gene encoding phosphoribosylformylglycinamidine synthase subunit PurQ: MLSTPLIGDFSAAPEDAALRAVRIGVITFPGTLDDRDAARAVTIAGGTAVGLWHAEANLHDVDAVIVPGGFSYGDYLRAGAISRFAPVMEKVVDAAAGGMPVLGICNGFQILTEAHLLPGSMIKNNHLKFSCADQLLRVENNSTAWTSGYEQGAGMVIPLKNQDGQYVADEKTLDELEGEGRVVFRYDGENPNGSRRGIAGITNAAGNVVGLMPHPEHAVEPGFGPDSSAYGQVGLGYGTDGLRIFSSVLNTLVAGGKS, from the coding sequence ATCTTGAGCACTCCCCTGATCGGCGACTTTTCCGCCGCTCCCGAAGACGCCGCCCTGAGGGCGGTCCGGATTGGTGTTATCACCTTCCCCGGCACCTTGGATGACCGCGACGCCGCCCGCGCCGTGACCATCGCCGGAGGCACCGCCGTCGGCCTCTGGCATGCCGAGGCAAACCTGCATGACGTGGATGCCGTGATTGTTCCCGGCGGGTTCTCCTACGGAGATTACCTGCGCGCCGGAGCCATCTCACGCTTTGCTCCGGTCATGGAAAAAGTAGTGGACGCCGCGGCTGGCGGGATGCCCGTGCTGGGCATCTGCAACGGTTTCCAGATCCTCACCGAGGCACACCTGCTGCCCGGCTCCATGATCAAGAACAACCATTTGAAGTTCTCCTGCGCGGACCAGCTCCTGCGGGTGGAGAACAACAGCACCGCCTGGACCTCCGGGTACGAGCAGGGTGCAGGCATGGTCATTCCGCTGAAGAACCAGGACGGCCAGTACGTCGCGGATGAAAAAACACTGGACGAGCTCGAAGGTGAAGGCCGTGTGGTCTTCCGCTATGACGGGGAAAACCCCAACGGCTCCCGCCGCGGCATTGCCGGCATTACCAATGCGGCAGGCAACGTGGTGGGCCTGATGCCCCACCCCGAGCACGCCGTGGAACCGGGCTTCGGTCCGGATTCCTCCGCCTACGGGCAGGTCGGGCTGGGCTACGGCACCGACGGGCTCCGCATCTTCAGCTCAGTTCTCAACACGCTCGTTGCCGGAGGCAAGTCATGA
- the purS gene encoding phosphoribosylformylglycinamidine synthase subunit PurS, with protein MPRIVVDVMPKPEILDPQGKAIAGALPRLGLSGFTGVRQGKRFELTVDGDVTEEVLEQARTAAATLLSNPVIEDVTRVEVIPEA; from the coding sequence ATGCCCCGGATCGTTGTTGATGTCATGCCCAAACCTGAAATCCTGGATCCGCAGGGCAAAGCCATTGCCGGGGCTCTCCCCCGGTTGGGGCTGAGCGGATTTACCGGTGTCCGCCAGGGCAAGCGCTTTGAGCTGACCGTGGACGGTGACGTCACTGAGGAAGTCCTGGAACAGGCCCGCACGGCCGCGGCCACCCTGCTGTCCAACCCGGTGATTGAGGACGTCACCCGCGTCGAAGTTATCCCGGAGGCCTGA
- a CDS encoding CoA-binding protein yields the protein MSDSNGTATAHANDPEVIRRLMATPGRWAVVGLSNNPMRTAVGVSRYIQDHLGMEIIPVSLKGDDVHGNKGYKKLSEIPGSIDVVDCFVNSERVGDIVDQAIEVGAKAVWLQLGVVDEEAAARARAAGLDVVMDTCPVIEAPRFGL from the coding sequence ATGTCAGACTCCAACGGCACCGCTACCGCGCACGCCAATGATCCCGAGGTCATCCGCAGGCTGATGGCCACCCCCGGCCGCTGGGCCGTGGTGGGCCTGTCCAACAACCCGATGCGCACCGCCGTCGGCGTTTCCCGCTACATCCAGGACCATCTGGGGATGGAAATCATTCCCGTAAGCCTGAAGGGAGACGACGTGCACGGCAACAAGGGCTACAAAAAGCTCAGCGAGATCCCGGGCAGCATTGACGTTGTGGACTGCTTCGTGAATTCGGAGCGTGTAGGCGACATTGTGGACCAGGCCATCGAGGTGGGCGCGAAGGCGGTGTGGCTGCAGCTCGGCGTGGTGGATGAAGAGGCAGCGGCACGGGCCAGGGCCGCGGGACTCGACGTTGTGATGGACACCTGCCCGGTGATCGAGGCCCCGCGGTTCGGACTCTGA
- a CDS encoding GNAT family N-acetyltransferase, with protein MSTIPENLAANAGIPTQRLLLDLMSVAEVDALIIQKRLPDWAEDFPQPADYDAARRFFEAGLLSPAAAAFGTRMIRERATSLVVGTIGFEGIPVEHAVEISYSVAPSSRRQGYASEALIALSRFALAQPGVEEAIAYTDPGNTASNSVLLTAGFLPEEEGDIALKFTLRRDQLPEASR; from the coding sequence GTGAGCACAATCCCCGAGAACCTTGCAGCCAATGCAGGCATTCCCACTCAGCGGCTGCTGCTGGACCTCATGTCCGTGGCCGAGGTGGATGCCCTCATCATTCAGAAACGGCTGCCGGACTGGGCCGAGGACTTCCCCCAGCCCGCTGATTACGACGCCGCGCGCCGGTTTTTCGAGGCGGGGCTGCTTTCCCCCGCAGCTGCCGCCTTCGGCACACGGATGATCCGCGAACGGGCCACCTCCCTGGTGGTGGGCACCATCGGTTTCGAAGGCATTCCCGTTGAACACGCGGTGGAAATCAGTTACAGCGTGGCGCCCTCCAGCCGGCGGCAGGGCTATGCGTCGGAGGCGTTGATTGCCCTGTCCCGGTTTGCCTTGGCGCAGCCGGGGGTCGAGGAAGCCATTGCGTACACCGATCCGGGCAACACCGCCTCCAACTCGGTGCTGCTGACCGCCGGGTTCCTGCCGGAAGAAGAAGGCGACATTGCCCTGAAGTTCACGCTCCGGCGTGATCAGCTGCCGGAAGCGAGCCGGTAG
- a CDS encoding MDR family MFS transporter has translation MSQASSAATAGEKPHAAEAPALSTKQLTGIIGALALAAFLMILNETVLTVALPSIMADFEVSAAAGQWLTTGFLLTMSVVIPTTGYLLQRFTTRSLFIFALSSFLVGTLIAVFAPGFAFLLVARIIQAVGTAIVLPLLMTTTLTLVPVRNRGAIMGLNSIVISVGPAIGPTVSGSIVSSFSWHYIFVLMLPLAVVILILGIIFIKIPSATRKLPVDVLSVILSAIAFGFLVYGISSLEHAGDNVALTVASFVIGLAALVLFVRRQVRLTRSGRELLNLTPFRNRTFTFSVAMIMIAMGTLLGTVVIIPIILQTGGGLSTMSIGLMLLPGGVAQVLVSPIFGRIYDRFGPRPVLIPGAAMLALGQWLYVTVDSDTELRVFMVIHIVFSIGLALLMTGLLSSALSAVEPRLYGHGSAIFNTGQQLGGAIGTTIFVTVMSLLSASRLESGSDLAHSLFAGAHVAFIIGGILATIGLVLAPFVKVPRQH, from the coding sequence TTGAGCCAAGCAAGCTCCGCAGCAACAGCAGGGGAAAAGCCGCACGCCGCCGAGGCGCCCGCACTCTCCACCAAGCAACTCACCGGAATCATCGGAGCCCTGGCCCTGGCGGCCTTCCTGATGATCCTGAATGAGACCGTCCTGACCGTGGCCCTGCCATCGATCATGGCGGACTTTGAGGTCTCGGCAGCGGCCGGCCAGTGGCTGACCACAGGCTTCCTGCTGACCATGTCCGTTGTCATTCCCACCACGGGATACCTGCTGCAGCGGTTCACCACCCGCAGCCTGTTTATCTTCGCGCTCTCCAGCTTCCTGGTCGGCACCCTCATCGCGGTCTTCGCTCCGGGGTTCGCCTTCCTGCTCGTCGCCCGCATCATCCAGGCCGTCGGCACCGCCATCGTCCTGCCCCTGCTGATGACCACCACCCTGACACTGGTACCGGTACGCAACCGCGGCGCCATCATGGGCCTGAACTCCATCGTGATCTCGGTGGGACCGGCCATCGGCCCCACCGTCTCGGGTTCGATCGTCAGCTCCTTCAGCTGGCACTACATCTTTGTGCTGATGCTGCCGCTGGCGGTCGTCATCCTGATCCTGGGCATCATCTTCATAAAGATCCCGTCCGCCACCCGCAAGCTCCCGGTGGATGTACTCTCCGTCATCCTTTCGGCCATTGCCTTCGGTTTCCTCGTCTACGGCATCTCCAGCCTCGAACACGCCGGCGACAACGTGGCGCTGACCGTCGCATCCTTCGTCATCGGACTGGCAGCGCTGGTTCTCTTTGTCCGGCGCCAGGTGCGCCTGACACGTTCCGGCCGGGAACTGCTGAACCTCACCCCGTTCAGGAACCGCACCTTCACCTTCAGCGTCGCTATGATCATGATCGCGATGGGCACGCTGCTGGGCACCGTGGTCATTATTCCGATCATCCTGCAGACCGGCGGCGGCCTGAGCACAATGAGCATTGGCCTGATGCTGCTCCCCGGCGGCGTTGCCCAGGTGCTGGTATCACCCATCTTCGGCCGGATCTATGACAGGTTCGGCCCCCGCCCGGTGCTGATCCCCGGCGCAGCCATGCTGGCGCTGGGCCAGTGGCTCTATGTCACCGTGGATTCCGATACGGAACTCCGGGTATTCATGGTCATCCATATTGTCTTCAGCATCGGCCTGGCCCTGCTGATGACCGGGCTGCTCTCCTCGGCGCTGTCCGCCGTGGAACCCCGCCTCTACGGGCACGGCTCGGCCATCTTCAACACGGGTCAGCAGCTGGGCGGCGCCATCGGCACCACCATCTTTGTGACCGTTATGTCCCTGCTCTCGGCATCGCGGCTGGAGTCCGGTTCGGACCTGGCCCACTCACTCTTTGCGGGTGCACACGTTGCCTTCATCATCGGCGGCATCCTGGCCACCATCGGCCTGGTGCTGGCACCGTTCGTCAAGGTTCCCCGGCAGCACTAG
- a CDS encoding SRPBCC domain-containing protein — protein sequence MQPEPTGRVLRTGDQSYQLILTRGFPVPPADIWAALTESEQAAAWFGRWNAAPDHSGALDLQMLYEEGLPWSRVQVRDCVAPELLRLLVGDDEGAWDVEVRLQDAARGTRMEFIQHLADPAAAESYGPGWEYYLDRLKAALNGVPAPEFGDYYPAQGPYFEGQARTARGGGGGGGAGSGGAGAGAGGPG from the coding sequence ATGCAGCCAGAACCAACCGGGCGGGTCCTCCGCACCGGAGACCAGTCCTACCAGCTGATTCTCACCCGCGGATTTCCCGTGCCGCCGGCGGACATCTGGGCGGCCCTCACCGAGTCGGAGCAGGCGGCAGCGTGGTTTGGCCGCTGGAACGCCGCCCCGGACCATAGCGGAGCCCTTGACCTGCAGATGCTGTATGAGGAGGGATTGCCCTGGAGCCGGGTGCAGGTCAGGGACTGCGTTGCTCCCGAACTCCTGCGGCTGCTGGTGGGCGACGACGAAGGGGCATGGGATGTGGAGGTCCGCCTTCAGGATGCCGCCCGAGGCACAAGGATGGAATTCATCCAGCATCTGGCCGACCCTGCCGCTGCCGAAAGTTACGGTCCGGGCTGGGAATACTATCTGGACCGGCTCAAGGCAGCCCTGAACGGCGTCCCCGCGCCGGAATTCGGGGATTATTATCCGGCGCAGGGCCCGTACTTCGAGGGCCAGGCGCGGACCGCCCGCGGCGGTGGCGGTGGTGGCGGCGCAGGTAGCGGTGGCGCCGGTGCCGGTGCCGGCGGCCCAGGCTGA
- a CDS encoding ABC transporter ATP-binding protein, which produces MTAVLSPSTTASGTGTAAPADPALPVTFDALGRSFGTGANEHVVLRDVTFEVKPGEVLAILGSSGCGKSTLLRAAAGLDRPTAGDVLIDGRPVRGIDERCAFAFQEPRLLPWQTLQANIAIGLPKSASASRGKAKVAELLDLVGLAAFAKHQPRAVSGGMAQRASLARALAREPGVLLLDEPFGALDALTRLKMQDLLLAVHEAAPATVLLVTHDVDEALQLADRIIVLGREPGQPGATITNVVTVPGSRPRDRASAELARMRGELLALLGVDRH; this is translated from the coding sequence ATGACAGCAGTGTTGTCTCCTTCCACGACCGCGTCCGGCACCGGTACGGCAGCGCCGGCCGATCCCGCCCTGCCGGTCACCTTCGACGCCCTGGGCCGCAGTTTCGGCACCGGAGCAAATGAACACGTAGTGCTCCGCGACGTCACCTTTGAGGTCAAACCCGGAGAGGTCCTGGCCATTCTGGGCTCCAGCGGCTGCGGAAAATCCACGCTGCTGCGTGCCGCCGCCGGCCTGGACCGCCCCACCGCAGGTGACGTCCTGATTGACGGCCGGCCGGTCCGCGGCATCGATGAGCGGTGTGCCTTCGCCTTCCAGGAGCCGCGGCTGCTGCCCTGGCAGACCCTGCAGGCGAACATCGCCATCGGACTGCCCAAGTCCGCGAGCGCCAGCCGGGGAAAGGCCAAGGTAGCCGAACTGCTGGACCTGGTGGGTCTGGCTGCGTTTGCCAAGCACCAGCCCCGGGCAGTGTCCGGCGGCATGGCCCAGCGCGCGTCGCTGGCCCGCGCCCTGGCCCGCGAACCGGGTGTGCTGCTCCTGGACGAGCCTTTCGGCGCCCTCGATGCACTGACCCGGCTGAAGATGCAGGATCTGCTCCTCGCCGTGCACGAGGCAGCCCCGGCCACGGTGCTGCTGGTGACCCACGACGTTGATGAGGCCCTGCAGCTCGCGGACCGGATCATCGTCCTGGGCAGGGAACCCGGACAACCGGGTGCCACCATCACCAACGTGGTCACCGTTCCCGGTTCCCGACCGCGTGACCGTGCCTCGGCGGAGCTGGCCCGAATGCGCGGCGAGTTATTGGCCTTGCTCGGCGTCGACCGCCACTAG
- a CDS encoding MmcQ/YjbR family DNA-binding protein yields the protein MDAEALRRLCLALPGTYEDFPFGPESSVFKVRAAGGRAKMFALAALAAEPLMISLKCEPELAVQLRAAHPEISGAWHMNKTHWNQVEVAAGLPEGMVADMVEDSYDLVVASLPRKDRESLRWKGLADG from the coding sequence ATGGATGCAGAGGCCCTGCGCCGGCTGTGCCTGGCGCTGCCGGGGACGTATGAGGACTTTCCCTTCGGACCGGAATCGTCCGTGTTCAAGGTGCGGGCTGCGGGAGGCCGGGCCAAGATGTTCGCGCTGGCAGCGCTGGCAGCCGAGCCCCTGATGATCAGTTTGAAATGTGAACCGGAGCTGGCGGTCCAACTGCGTGCCGCGCATCCGGAAATCAGCGGGGCCTGGCATATGAATAAAACGCACTGGAACCAAGTGGAGGTTGCCGCCGGGCTCCCTGAGGGAATGGTGGCGGACATGGTGGAGGATTCCTATGACCTGGTGGTGGCATCGCTGCCGCGAAAGGACCGGGAATCACTGCGCTGGAAGGGGCTGGCGGACGGATGA
- a CDS encoding alpha/beta fold hydrolase produces the protein MEQAANASGTVLSADGTTIAWSRQGSGPPLAIVGPLLAHRSSRATAALADALSKTHTVYTYDRRGIGESGIGEEYTAESDVDDLLAVLQVAGGATDLYGFYDGAFLALRAAEESTVVSRVVALEPTLSPGDGEDELLVLQSEIEGLGGVNVPVLILAGSASGGETQDLARRAADALDEGEFRLLETDTSGLPDSALTEAIESFLQ, from the coding sequence ATGGAACAAGCAGCGAACGCATCGGGAACGGTTCTATCCGCTGACGGCACAACCATCGCGTGGTCGCGGCAGGGCAGCGGACCGCCGCTGGCCATCGTGGGACCGCTGCTGGCACACCGGAGCAGCCGGGCCACGGCGGCTTTGGCGGACGCTCTTTCAAAAACCCACACCGTGTATACCTATGACCGCAGGGGGATCGGGGAAAGCGGGATTGGCGAGGAATACACTGCGGAGTCCGACGTCGATGACCTCCTGGCCGTATTGCAGGTGGCAGGCGGGGCCACGGACCTCTACGGGTTTTACGACGGCGCCTTCCTGGCCTTGCGGGCGGCGGAGGAATCCACGGTGGTGAGCCGTGTAGTGGCGCTCGAGCCCACCCTCTCCCCGGGCGACGGGGAGGATGAGCTGCTGGTGCTGCAAAGCGAGATTGAGGGACTGGGCGGGGTGAACGTTCCGGTGCTGATCCTGGCCGGCAGTGCCAGCGGCGGGGAAACCCAGGACCTTGCCCGGCGGGCCGCCGATGCGCTGGACGAAGGTGAATTCCGGCTGCTGGAGACGGACACGAGCGGGTTGCCCGATTCGGCGCTGACCGAGGCCATTGAGTCTTTCCTTCAGTGA
- a CDS encoding DUF1990 family protein, translating into MSGARRALTYPDTGSTERPYPVPMTDRWPAGYRLVLRKEELEVPDPRAGFLRLTEGLLDWDLHRGAGLFVRPGTPRAAPGVEMASGVGVWRVRYYAPCRVLWATEALLDDGGEPVSGQRAGFGYGTLPGHPERGEEGFYAELDEDGRLYFRVAAYSTPANRIIAAADRVNVRVQAFYTNRYFASAYRLASGS; encoded by the coding sequence ATGAGCGGGGCCCGGCGTGCATTGACCTACCCGGACACGGGAAGTACCGAGCGGCCATACCCGGTGCCGATGACTGACCGGTGGCCCGCCGGGTACCGGCTGGTGCTGCGCAAGGAGGAGCTCGAGGTGCCGGACCCGCGCGCCGGGTTCCTTCGCCTGACGGAGGGCCTGCTGGACTGGGATCTGCACCGCGGAGCGGGACTGTTCGTCCGTCCCGGTACGCCCCGGGCCGCCCCCGGGGTGGAGATGGCCTCCGGTGTCGGAGTCTGGCGGGTGCGTTATTACGCGCCGTGCCGGGTGCTGTGGGCTACGGAAGCGCTGCTCGACGACGGCGGGGAGCCGGTCTCCGGCCAGCGCGCGGGGTTTGGGTACGGCACCTTGCCCGGGCATCCGGAACGTGGCGAGGAAGGGTTTTACGCCGAGCTGGATGAGGACGGCAGGCTTTATTTCCGCGTGGCTGCCTACAGCACGCCCGCCAACCGCATCATTGCCGCCGCGGACCGGGTCAATGTGCGCGTGCAGGCGTTCTACACCAACCGGTATTTCGCCTCGGCCTACCGGCTCGCTTCCGGCAGCTGA
- a CDS encoding DUF4442 domain-containing protein encodes MRLLKVQPGTLRRFMNLWPPFAFTGIRIIHLDPEYFNVTVRLREHWWNRNVAGVHFGGSLFAMTDPFWMMMLLHHLGRDHVVWDKAAEIDFVKPGRGELTARFTLDPADVGRLRKLAAGGDKVLEWFSVEVRDGSSEVVARVRKQVYVRLKRDRAVATEGNGNE; translated from the coding sequence GTGAGACTCCTCAAAGTACAACCGGGCACTCTCCGCCGGTTCATGAACCTCTGGCCGCCGTTTGCCTTCACCGGCATCCGGATCATCCACCTGGACCCGGAGTATTTCAACGTCACCGTGCGGCTGCGCGAGCACTGGTGGAACCGCAACGTGGCGGGCGTGCATTTCGGCGGGTCCCTGTTCGCAATGACGGACCCGTTCTGGATGATGATGCTGCTGCACCATCTGGGCCGTGACCATGTTGTCTGGGACAAGGCGGCGGAGATTGACTTCGTGAAACCGGGCCGCGGGGAGCTCACCGCCCGCTTCACCCTGGACCCGGCCGACGTCGGACGCCTGCGCAAGCTCGCGGCCGGCGGGGACAAAGTGCTCGAGTGGTTCTCGGTGGAAGTGCGGGACGGTTCCAGCGAGGTCGTGGCGCGGGTCCGCAAACAGGTCTACGTGCGGTTGAAGCGCGACCGGGCGGTAGCTACGGAAGGAAACGGCAATGAATAA
- a CDS encoding DUF1206 domain-containing protein yields the protein MEHRNRSDNSVAETAGRAADSRTFERVARLGYVASGIVHVVIGVIALQIDSGGSGNADTNGAVAALAEQPGGALLLWFCFIGCYALALFQLSRIFLAGRRLKDKELWKDRASNAGQAIVYGAIGTIFASFALGRGSDNGSSSSVSWTARLLAVPAGQWILAIAGLVLVGVGGYFIFKGVTRRFRRELTGIPGSVWRRAVDVTGVAGFTAKGISLAVLGVLLTLAAVNADPEQSTGLDGALHTLRDQPFGVVALAAVGIGLMLYGLYIGIIRARFAKL from the coding sequence TTGGAGCACAGGAACCGCAGTGATAATTCCGTGGCGGAGACAGCCGGGCGCGCAGCGGACTCCAGGACCTTCGAACGGGTTGCCCGCCTGGGGTATGTAGCCAGCGGTATTGTCCACGTGGTCATCGGCGTCATTGCCCTGCAGATCGATTCCGGCGGATCCGGCAATGCCGACACCAACGGCGCCGTGGCAGCCTTGGCCGAGCAGCCCGGCGGGGCGCTGCTGCTCTGGTTCTGCTTCATCGGCTGCTACGCCCTGGCCCTGTTCCAGCTCTCCCGCATCTTCCTGGCCGGACGGCGGCTCAAGGACAAGGAGCTGTGGAAGGACCGGGCCAGCAATGCCGGCCAGGCCATTGTCTATGGAGCCATCGGCACCATCTTTGCCAGCTTCGCCCTGGGACGCGGCAGCGATAACGGCAGCTCATCCTCGGTCAGTTGGACGGCCCGCCTCCTCGCCGTCCCTGCCGGCCAGTGGATCCTCGCGATCGCGGGCCTCGTGCTGGTGGGTGTGGGCGGCTATTTCATCTTCAAGGGTGTGACACGCCGGTTCCGCCGGGAACTGACGGGCATCCCCGGTTCGGTGTGGCGCCGGGCAGTGGACGTCACCGGCGTGGCCGGTTTTACCGCCAAGGGAATATCCCTCGCCGTGCTGGGTGTGCTGCTGACCCTGGCGGCGGTCAACGCGGATCCCGAACAGTCCACCGGACTCGACGGCGCGCTGCATACCCTGCGGGACCAGCCCTTCGGGGTGGTGGCCCTGGCCGCGGTAGGCATCGGATTGATGCTCTACGGCCTGTACATCGGCATTATCCGGGCCCGGTTCGCCAAGCTGTAG
- the purL gene encoding phosphoribosylformylglycinamidine synthase subunit PurL — translation MTVSPAAQKFNIDTVEHAAATPDTELPWAELGLKEDEFRRVVEILGRRPTAAELAMYSVMWSEHCSYKSSKVHLKQFGDKVTEKMKEHLLVGIGENAGVVDIGEGWAVTFKVESHNHPSFVEPYQGAATGVGGIVRDIISMGARPVAVMDPLRFGAIDHPDTARLVHGIVSGIGGYGNSLGLPNIGGELVFDSVYQGNPLVNALAVGVLRHEDIRLANASGAGNKVVLFGARTGGDGIGGASVLASESFDADKPSKRPAVQVGDPFAEKVLIECCLELFKASVVEGIQDLGAAGISCATSELASNGDGGMHVELTNVLLRDPSLTPGEILMSESQERMMAVVTPENVEAFEAIMDKWNVEYSWLGEVTGTGRLIIDWDGETIVDVDPRTVAHEGPVYERPMSRPAVQDSIQGSSFDGERPIGSAAIRDAILELMASPNMCDKSWVTNQYDRYVQGNTALAMPDDAGVIRVDETTGLGVAISTDANGRYSYLNPYEGAKLALAESYRNVATSGATPLAVTDCLNFGSPEDPEVMWQFAESVRGLADGCRELGVPVTGGNVSLYNQTGGVAIHPTPVVGVLGVFDDVARRTPSGWREDGQAIYLMGVTRDELDGSEYANLRGHLGGQPPKVDLQAEKLLGELLVNASRDGMIDAAHDLSEGGLAAALSEMALRFGVGARIGLDEVCERDGVDLFTLLFSESQARAVVSVARSEEVRFKDMCSARGFAHSRIGVVDTEIGALDFQSRFSVPLNELKAAHEGTLPRHFG, via the coding sequence ATGACCGTTTCCCCTGCCGCGCAGAAGTTCAACATCGACACCGTCGAGCACGCCGCCGCCACCCCGGATACCGAGCTGCCCTGGGCCGAACTCGGCCTGAAGGAAGACGAATTCCGCAGGGTCGTGGAGATCCTGGGCCGCCGCCCCACCGCCGCGGAACTGGCCATGTACTCGGTCATGTGGTCCGAGCACTGCTCCTACAAGTCCTCCAAGGTGCACCTGAAGCAGTTCGGGGACAAGGTCACCGAGAAGATGAAGGAACACCTCCTGGTGGGCATCGGCGAGAACGCCGGCGTGGTGGACATCGGCGAGGGCTGGGCCGTGACCTTTAAGGTCGAGTCCCACAACCACCCGTCCTTCGTGGAGCCCTACCAGGGCGCCGCCACCGGCGTCGGCGGCATTGTCCGCGACATTATCTCCATGGGCGCCCGTCCGGTGGCCGTGATGGATCCGCTGCGCTTCGGTGCCATCGACCACCCCGACACCGCCCGCCTGGTGCACGGCATCGTCTCCGGCATCGGCGGCTACGGCAACTCCCTGGGCCTGCCGAACATCGGCGGTGAACTGGTCTTCGATTCCGTGTACCAGGGCAACCCGCTGGTCAACGCGCTGGCCGTGGGCGTCCTGCGGCACGAGGACATCCGGCTGGCCAACGCCTCCGGCGCCGGCAACAAGGTGGTGCTCTTTGGTGCGCGCACCGGCGGCGACGGGATTGGCGGTGCCTCGGTGCTTGCCTCGGAATCCTTCGACGCGGACAAGCCCTCCAAGCGTCCCGCCGTACAGGTGGGCGATCCGTTTGCCGAAAAGGTACTCATTGAGTGCTGCCTGGAACTGTTCAAGGCCTCCGTGGTGGAGGGCATCCAGGACCTGGGCGCGGCCGGCATTTCCTGCGCGACGTCGGAGCTGGCCTCCAACGGCGACGGCGGCATGCACGTGGAACTGACCAACGTGCTGCTGCGTGACCCGTCCCTGACCCCCGGGGAAATCCTGATGTCCGAGTCCCAGGAACGCATGATGGCCGTGGTCACTCCGGAGAACGTTGAGGCGTTCGAGGCAATCATGGACAAGTGGAACGTCGAGTACTCCTGGCTGGGTGAGGTCACCGGCACCGGCCGCCTGATCATTGACTGGGACGGCGAGACCATTGTCGACGTCGATCCGCGCACCGTGGCCCACGAGGGCCCCGTCTATGAGCGGCCAATGTCCCGTCCGGCCGTACAGGACAGCATCCAGGGGTCCTCCTTCGACGGGGAGCGGCCCATTGGCAGCGCCGCCATCAGGGACGCCATCCTGGAACTGATGGCCTCCCCCAACATGTGCGACAAGTCCTGGGTGACCAACCAGTACGACCGCTATGTCCAGGGCAACACCGCCCTGGCCATGCCGGATGACGCCGGCGTGATCCGCGTGGATGAAACCACCGGTCTGGGCGTGGCCATTTCCACCGATGCCAACGGCCGCTACTCCTACCTGAACCCCTACGAGGGCGCTAAGCTGGCCCTGGCGGAGTCCTACCGCAACGTAGCCACCTCCGGCGCCACCCCGCTGGCCGTCACCGACTGCCTGAACTTCGGCTCCCCCGAGGATCCCGAAGTGATGTGGCAGTTCGCCGAGTCCGTCCGCGGACTGGCCGACGGTTGCCGCGAACTCGGCGTCCCGGTCACCGGCGGCAACGTTTCGCTCTACAACCAGACCGGCGGCGTCGCCATCCATCCCACCCCCGTGGTGGGCGTGCTGGGCGTGTTCGACGACGTTGCCCGGCGCACGCCGTCGGGCTGGCGCGAGGACGGCCAGGCCATCTACCTGATGGGTGTGACCCGTGACGAGCTGGACGGTTCCGAATACGCGAACCTGCGCGGACACCTGGGCGGCCAGCCGCCGAAGGTGGACCTGCAGGCGGAGAAGCTGCTCGGCGAACTGCTGGTCAACGCCTCCCGCGACGGCATGATCGACGCCGCGCACGACCTTTCCGAAGGCGGCCTGGCAGCGGCGCTGTCCGAGATGGCACTGCGCTTCGGCGTCGGCGCACGGATAGGCCTGGATGAGGTCTGCGAGCGGGACGGCGTGGACCTGTTCACCCTGCTGTTCTCCGAATCCCAGGCCCGTGCCGTGGTTTCCGTGGCCCGCAGCGAAGAAGTCCGGTTCAAGGACATGTGTTCCGCCCGCGGCTTCGCCCACAGCCGGATTGGCGTGGTGGATACCGAGATTGGCGCACTGGACTTCCAGAGCCGGTTCTCCGTGCCGCTGAACGAGCTGAAGGCGGCCCACGAAGGCACCCTGCCGCGGCACTTCGGCTAA